The following proteins are co-located in the Mesorhizobium sp. M1E.F.Ca.ET.045.02.1.1 genome:
- a CDS encoding AMP-binding protein codes for MILTLALLAGLVFAWLLIGLIERFRLDLRLTQALLYVPFKLAYRIADERIRIARNARTPVIYVVSHQSRIEPALMLSLLPDDTLHILDEASARSPWLEPWRELGRTIAFNAEHVFVSRRLVRVLKGKGRLAVYLPDDVEPDVKSFRLFRAITRIAMQADARIVPIFVAGARHLPLSLTPADRAPRHWFPRLSLSVLEPMTVAELVARNPDMASNTNALFDRFAEARLYGSNLDRGLFLAMRDAATRVGTSHPIIEDVISGALSYRKMFIGARVLGRRFEAVTAPGEAVGLLLPNANGVVLSFVGLISAARVAAMINYTAGPASVTAAIRTAVIRTVVSSRAFIEKAGIDDIVAAVEAGGAKMLWLEDVRESVTVLDKVAAALFWRFPLQRQQAAKAAVILFTSGSEGTPKAVVLSQRSLLANAMQAEARVTISPADILLNVLPVFHSFGLTGGTILPLVTGVKLFLYPSPLHYKIIPEIARKVKPTVMFGTDTFLANYARTAKDGDFSSLRFVVAGAEAVKPETRRVYRDRFQASIIEGFGLTEAAPVVAVNTAIHNRDGTVGRLLPAIRMKLEPVEGIGDAGRLWLDGPNMMMGYMTADRPGELQPLEGWHDTGDIVSVDRDGFITIRGRAKRFAKIAGEMVSLGAVEMLVQSLWPEEHHAAVAVPDKRRGERIVLVTTAGDASAEELRQFGKKAGAAELMVPGDIVKVEEIPVLGSGKTDYVSARKLAIDRLGLSAAA; via the coding sequence ATGATCCTGACATTGGCGCTGCTTGCCGGCCTTGTCTTTGCCTGGCTGCTGATCGGCCTGATCGAGAGGTTCCGGCTCGACCTGCGCCTCACCCAGGCGCTGCTCTATGTGCCGTTCAAGCTCGCCTACCGCATTGCCGACGAGCGCATCCGCATTGCCCGCAACGCGCGCACGCCGGTCATCTATGTCGTCTCGCACCAGTCGCGGATCGAACCGGCGCTGATGCTGTCGCTCTTACCCGACGACACGCTGCACATCCTGGACGAGGCCTCGGCCCGCTCGCCCTGGCTGGAGCCGTGGCGCGAGCTTGGCCGCACCATTGCCTTCAACGCCGAGCATGTCTTCGTCAGCCGCCGGCTGGTGCGCGTGCTGAAAGGCAAGGGGCGGCTCGCCGTCTACCTGCCCGACGATGTCGAGCCCGACGTCAAGTCGTTCCGGCTGTTTCGCGCCATCACCCGCATCGCCATGCAGGCGGACGCCCGCATCGTGCCGATCTTCGTCGCCGGAGCCCGCCACCTGCCGCTGTCGCTGACGCCCGCCGACAGGGCGCCGCGACACTGGTTCCCGCGCCTGTCGCTCAGCGTGCTGGAGCCGATGACGGTCGCCGAGCTGGTGGCGCGCAATCCTGATATGGCCTCCAACACCAACGCGCTGTTCGACCGTTTCGCCGAAGCGCGGCTCTATGGCTCCAATCTCGATCGCGGTCTGTTCCTGGCGATGCGCGATGCGGCAACCAGAGTCGGCACCTCGCACCCGATCATCGAGGACGTCATCTCGGGCGCGCTGAGCTACCGCAAGATGTTCATCGGCGCGCGCGTGCTCGGCCGCCGCTTCGAGGCGGTGACGGCGCCCGGCGAAGCGGTCGGGCTGCTTCTGCCCAACGCCAATGGCGTGGTGCTGTCCTTCGTCGGGCTGATTTCGGCGGCCCGTGTCGCGGCGATGATCAACTACACCGCCGGTCCGGCGAGCGTGACGGCGGCGATCCGCACCGCGGTCATCCGCACTGTGGTCTCCTCCCGCGCCTTCATCGAAAAGGCGGGCATCGACGACATCGTCGCCGCCGTCGAGGCAGGCGGTGCCAAAATGCTCTGGCTGGAGGACGTGCGCGAGAGCGTGACGGTGCTCGACAAGGTCGCCGCGGCGCTGTTCTGGCGCTTCCCGCTGCAGCGGCAGCAAGCGGCCAAGGCGGCGGTGATCCTGTTCACCTCGGGCTCGGAGGGCACGCCCAAGGCGGTGGTTCTCTCGCAACGAAGTCTGCTGGCCAATGCCATGCAGGCCGAGGCGCGCGTGACGATCTCGCCGGCCGACATCCTGCTCAACGTGCTGCCGGTGTTCCACTCCTTCGGGCTCACCGGCGGCACGATCCTGCCGCTGGTTACGGGCGTGAAACTGTTCCTCTACCCCTCGCCGCTGCACTACAAGATCATTCCGGAAATCGCCCGCAAGGTGAAGCCGACCGTCATGTTCGGCACCGACACCTTCCTCGCCAACTATGCCCGCACCGCCAAGGACGGCGACTTCTCCAGCCTGCGTTTCGTGGTCGCCGGGGCCGAAGCGGTGAAGCCCGAGACACGGCGCGTCTATCGCGACCGCTTCCAGGCATCGATCATCGAAGGTTTCGGGCTGACGGAGGCGGCGCCTGTGGTTGCGGTGAACACCGCGATCCACAACCGCGACGGCACGGTCGGGCGTCTGCTGCCGGCGATCCGCATGAAGCTCGAGCCGGTCGAGGGCATCGGCGATGCCGGCCGGCTGTGGCTCGACGGCCCGAACATGATGATGGGCTACATGACCGCCGACCGTCCAGGCGAATTGCAGCCGCTCGAAGGCTGGCACGACACCGGCGACATCGTCTCGGTCGACCGCGACGGCTTCATCACCATTCGCGGGCGGGCAAAACGCTTCGCCAAGATCGCCGGCGAGATGGTGTCGCTGGGCGCGGTCGAGATGCTGGTGCAGTCGCTGTGGCCGGAAGAGCACCACGCCGCGGTGGCAGTGCCTGACAAGCGGCGCGGCGAGCGAATCGTGCTGGTCACCACCGCCGGCGACGCCAGCGCCGAGGAGCTGCGCCAGTTCGGCAAGAAGGCAGGCGCGGCCGAACTGATGGTGCCAGGCGACATCGTCAAGGTGGAAGAAATCCCGGTGCTGGGTTCCGGCAAGACGGATTATGTGTCGGCGCGCAAGCTGGCGATCGACAGGTTGGGGCTGAGCGCGGCAGCGTAA
- a CDS encoding phosphatidylcholine/phosphatidylserine synthase, with translation MVLPNLVTVLAICAGLSGIRFAFEDRFEPAVVMVLLAAFLDGIDGRLARMLKATSKFGAQMDSLADIVNFGVAPALVLYAFLLDRAGSPGWIAALLFTIACGMRLARFNVLADDADQPAWQSEYFVGVPAPAGAVLVMLPLYLYFLRLGLEPSRPAAFIATGFTVLVAFLLVSRLPVYSGKSVKVPGDKVLPVILGVVLYILLLMAYPWYTLTASVAGYLLFLPFSVRAYSKRAMREGEKVPPSDIG, from the coding sequence ATGGTGCTGCCCAATCTGGTCACCGTGCTCGCCATCTGCGCCGGCCTCTCCGGCATCCGCTTCGCCTTCGAGGACCGTTTCGAGCCGGCCGTCGTCATGGTGCTGCTCGCCGCTTTCCTCGACGGCATAGACGGCCGCCTGGCGCGCATGCTGAAGGCGACCTCCAAGTTCGGCGCGCAGATGGATTCGCTGGCCGACATCGTCAATTTTGGCGTCGCGCCGGCACTGGTGCTCTATGCCTTCCTGCTCGACCGCGCCGGTTCGCCGGGCTGGATCGCGGCGCTTCTGTTCACCATCGCCTGCGGCATGCGGCTTGCCCGCTTCAACGTGCTGGCTGACGACGCCGACCAGCCGGCCTGGCAGAGCGAATATTTCGTCGGCGTGCCGGCGCCGGCGGGCGCGGTTCTGGTCATGCTGCCGCTCTATCTCTATTTCCTGCGGCTCGGGCTCGAACCCAGCCGACCGGCGGCCTTCATCGCCACCGGCTTCACTGTCCTGGTCGCCTTCCTGCTGGTCAGCCGGCTGCCGGTCTATTCGGGTAAGAGCGTCAAGGTGCCAGGCGACAAGGTGCTGCCGGTCATCCTGGGCGTCGTGCTCTACATCCTGCTGTTGATGGCCTATCCCTGGTACACGCTGACGGCCTCGGTCGCCGGCTATCTCCTCTTCCTGCCGTTTTCGGTGCGCGCCTATTCGAAGCGGGCTATGCGCGAAGGCGAGAAGGTGCCGCCTTCGGATATCGGGTAG
- a CDS encoding phosphatidylserine decarboxylase produces MRPEPETGTASSPMTLLDSVKNTFVPIHREGYPFIAAFGAATLFLGYFSSILFWIGLILTAWCVYFYRDPERVTPVDDRLVVSPADGVISAVGPAVPPRELGLGPTEMTRISVFMNVFSCHINRAPVRGKITRIEHRPGKFLNAELDKASSENERNGLVIDSPNGTIAAVQIAGLVARRIVCWAEAGGSIGIGERFGLIRFGSRVDVFLPLNAVPRVAVGQTAVGGETVVAEFGGAAVAPLVRIS; encoded by the coding sequence TTGAGGCCGGAACCTGAAACAGGGACCGCCTCCAGCCCTATGACGCTTCTCGATTCGGTCAAGAATACGTTCGTTCCGATCCATCGCGAGGGCTATCCCTTCATCGCCGCTTTCGGCGCGGCAACGCTTTTCCTCGGTTATTTCTCATCGATCCTGTTCTGGATCGGGCTCATCCTCACCGCCTGGTGCGTCTATTTCTATCGCGATCCCGAGCGCGTCACGCCGGTCGACGACCGGCTGGTGGTGAGCCCGGCGGACGGCGTGATCTCGGCCGTCGGCCCTGCCGTGCCGCCGCGAGAGCTTGGCCTGGGCCCCACCGAGATGACCCGCATCTCGGTGTTCATGAATGTCTTTTCCTGCCACATCAACCGCGCCCCGGTGCGCGGCAAGATCACGCGGATCGAGCATCGTCCAGGCAAATTCCTCAATGCCGAGCTCGACAAGGCAAGCTCCGAGAACGAACGCAACGGGCTGGTCATCGACAGCCCCAACGGCACGATCGCGGCCGTACAGATAGCCGGCCTGGTGGCGCGCCGCATCGTCTGCTGGGCAGAGGCCGGCGGCTCGATCGGCATCGGCGAGCGTTTCGGGCTGATCCGCTTCGGTTCGCGCGTCGACGTCTTCCTGCCGTTGAACGCCGTGCCGCGCGTCGCCGTCGGCCAGACGGCGGTGGGCGGCGAGACGGTGGTTGCGGAGTTCGGCGGCGCGGCCGTCGCCCCGCTGGTCAGGATTTCCTGA